The Streptomyces sp. NL15-2K genome contains a region encoding:
- the ftsY gene encoding signal recognition particle-docking protein FtsY — MEIVILAVVIAVVVLGALGGLIVGGRRRKPLPPPPPTTPDITAPPAEPHVGDEAETPRDEPRRTIEEVDLPDGSAPVAVEEPPSIEVPEIEVPEPTAGRLVRLRARLSRSQNALGKGLLTLLSREHLDEDTWEEIEDTLLTADVGVLPTQELVESLRERVKVLGTRTPAELRGLLREELLKLVGTDFDRTVKTEPETSKPGIVMVVGVNGTGKTTTTGKLARVLVADGRSVVLGAADTFRAAAADQLQTWGERVGAYTVRGPEAGDPASVAFDAVKEGKEMGADVVLIDTAGRLHTKTGLMDELGKVKRVVEKHAPLDEVLLVLDATTGQNGLVQARVFAEVVDITGIVLTKLDGTAKGGIVVAVQRELGVPVKLVGLGEGADDLAPFEPEAFVDALIGE, encoded by the coding sequence ATGGAAATCGTCATTCTTGCTGTAGTCATCGCCGTGGTCGTGCTCGGCGCGCTGGGCGGGCTCATCGTCGGCGGTCGGCGACGGAAGCCGCTGCCCCCACCGCCCCCCACCACGCCCGACATCACCGCCCCCCCGGCCGAGCCGCACGTCGGCGACGAGGCCGAGACGCCGCGCGACGAACCGCGCCGGACGATAGAGGAGGTGGATCTTCCGGACGGCTCGGCTCCCGTCGCCGTCGAGGAGCCGCCATCCATCGAAGTCCCCGAGATCGAGGTCCCCGAGCCCACGGCGGGGCGGCTCGTCCGCCTCCGTGCCCGGCTCTCCCGCTCGCAGAACGCCCTCGGCAAGGGGTTGCTCACCCTGCTGTCGCGCGAGCACCTCGACGAGGACACCTGGGAGGAGATCGAGGACACCCTCCTCACCGCCGACGTCGGCGTGCTGCCCACCCAGGAGCTGGTCGAGAGCCTGCGCGAGCGTGTGAAGGTGCTCGGCACCCGCACCCCGGCCGAGCTGCGCGGCCTGCTGCGCGAGGAGCTGCTCAAGCTGGTCGGCACCGACTTCGACCGCACGGTGAAGACCGAGCCCGAGACCAGCAAGCCCGGCATCGTGATGGTCGTCGGCGTCAACGGCACCGGCAAGACCACCACCACCGGCAAGCTCGCCCGCGTCCTCGTGGCCGACGGCCGCAGTGTGGTCCTGGGCGCCGCCGACACCTTCCGGGCCGCCGCCGCCGATCAGCTGCAGACCTGGGGCGAGCGGGTCGGCGCCTACACCGTGCGCGGTCCGGAGGCCGGCGACCCCGCCTCCGTCGCGTTCGACGCGGTGAAGGAGGGCAAGGAGATGGGTGCCGACGTCGTGCTCATCGACACCGCCGGCCGTCTGCACACCAAGACCGGTCTCATGGACGAGCTCGGCAAGGTCAAGCGGGTCGTCGAGAAGCACGCGCCGCTGGACGAGGTGCTGCTCGTCCTCGACGCGACGACGGGGCAGAACGGTCTCGTGCAGGCCCGAGTCTTCGCCGAGGTCGTCGACATCACCGGCATCGTGCTCACCAAGCTGGACGGCACGGCGAAGGGCGGCATCGTCGTCGCGGTGCAGCGCGAGCTGGGCGTGCCGGTCAAGCTGGTGGGTCTCGGCGAGGGTGCGGACGACCTGGCGCCGTTCGAACCGGAGGCGTTCGTGGATGCCCTTATCGGAGAGTGA
- a CDS encoding bifunctional DNA primase/polymerase gives MGFTIGGIREIRSGSRRRGRSSECTAVAEFTGLWGWDVAPGARAAAGACSCGRADCAAPGAHPLDFAPHVPAGATLDEVTRAWAEFPGASMMLPVGRAFDVIEVAEPAGRRALIRLERMGLPLGPVTATPQGRAHFFVAPGAAAELPELLYRMGWDDPTSLDLRGLGPGTYITAPPSDRGGLGPVRWMRSPALDTASKPPAARLLLGTLAYVAHRSRA, from the coding sequence ATGGGCTTCACGATCGGCGGCATTCGGGAGATCCGCTCCGGCTCGCGCAGGCGCGGGCGCTCGTCGGAGTGCACTGCGGTCGCCGAGTTCACCGGACTCTGGGGCTGGGACGTCGCACCCGGCGCGCGTGCCGCGGCCGGCGCCTGCTCGTGCGGCCGCGCCGACTGCGCCGCCCCCGGCGCGCATCCGCTCGACTTCGCGCCCCACGTCCCGGCCGGCGCCACACTCGACGAGGTGACCAGGGCGTGGGCCGAGTTCCCCGGCGCCTCGATGATGCTGCCGGTCGGCCGGGCGTTCGACGTGATCGAGGTGGCCGAGCCCGCCGGGCGCCGCGCCCTGATCCGGCTGGAGCGCATGGGCCTCCCCCTCGGCCCGGTGACCGCCACCCCGCAGGGCCGCGCCCACTTCTTCGTCGCCCCCGGTGCCGCCGCCGAACTCCCCGAGCTGCTCTACCGCATGGGCTGGGACGACCCGACCTCCCTCGACCTGCGCGGCCTGGGCCCCGGCACGTACATCACGGCACCGCCCTCCGACCGGGGAGGGCTGGGTCCGGTGCGGTGGATGCGCTCCCCCGCCCTGGATACGGCGAGCAAGCCGCCGGCGGCCAGGCTGCTGCTGGGAACACTGGCTTACGTGGCGCATCGGTCACGGGCGTAA
- a CDS encoding ammonium transporter, which produces MAPAAITLAAEAPKLSAANTGFMLICSALVLIMTPGLAFFYGGMVRVKSTLNMLMMSFISIGIVTILWVLYGFSMAFGTDSGSIIGWNSDWVGLSNIGLTELWDGYTIPIFAFMIFQMMFAIITPALISGALADRVKFTAWALFVALWATVVYFPVAHWVWGAGGWAFELGVIDFAGGTAVHINAGAAALGVILVIGKRVGFKKDPMRPHSLPLVMLGSGLLWFGWFGFNAGSWLGNDDGVGALMFVNTQIATAAAMLAWLIYEKIRHGAFTTLGAASGAVAGLVAITPSGGAVSPLGAIAVGVIAGVLCAMAVGLKYKLGYDDSLDVVGVHLVGGVVGSLLIGFFASGKGQSTVEGLFYGGGMTQFWKQCAGVFAVLGYSLVVSAILAFLIDKTMGMRVPEDVEVAGIDQAEHAETAYDFSGAGGGYDRSAVPAPPASESKKVDA; this is translated from the coding sequence ATGGCACCAGCAGCCATCACGCTCGCCGCAGAAGCACCCAAGCTGTCTGCCGCCAACACGGGCTTCATGCTCATCTGTTCTGCCCTGGTGCTGATCATGACCCCGGGCCTCGCCTTCTTCTACGGAGGCATGGTCCGCGTCAAGAGCACTCTCAACATGCTGATGATGAGCTTCATCAGCATCGGGATCGTCACCATCCTCTGGGTGCTGTACGGCTTCTCCATGGCCTTCGGTACGGACTCCGGCAGCATCATCGGCTGGAACTCCGACTGGGTCGGCCTCAGCAACATCGGTCTGACGGAGCTGTGGGACGGCTACACCATCCCGATCTTCGCGTTCATGATCTTCCAGATGATGTTCGCCATCATCACGCCCGCCCTGATAAGCGGTGCCCTCGCGGACCGTGTGAAGTTCACGGCGTGGGCGCTGTTCGTCGCCCTGTGGGCCACGGTCGTCTACTTCCCGGTCGCGCACTGGGTCTGGGGCGCCGGCGGCTGGGCCTTCGAACTGGGCGTGATCGACTTCGCCGGTGGTACGGCGGTCCACATCAACGCGGGTGCCGCGGCGCTCGGCGTGATCCTGGTCATCGGCAAGCGCGTCGGATTCAAGAAGGACCCGATGCGCCCGCACAGCCTCCCGCTGGTCATGCTCGGCTCCGGCCTGCTGTGGTTCGGCTGGTTCGGCTTCAACGCCGGTTCGTGGCTCGGCAACGACGACGGCGTCGGCGCGCTGATGTTCGTCAACACGCAGATCGCCACCGCCGCCGCCATGCTGGCCTGGCTGATCTACGAGAAGATCCGCCACGGCGCGTTCACCACCCTGGGTGCCGCTTCCGGTGCCGTCGCGGGCCTCGTCGCCATCACCCCGTCGGGTGGTGCGGTCTCCCCGCTCGGCGCGATCGCCGTCGGCGTCATCGCCGGTGTCCTGTGCGCCATGGCCGTCGGCCTGAAGTACAAGCTGGGCTACGACGACTCGCTCGACGTCGTCGGCGTCCACCTCGTCGGCGGTGTCGTCGGCTCCCTGCTGATCGGCTTCTTCGCCAGCGGCAAGGGCCAGTCCACCGTCGAGGGTCTCTTCTACGGCGGCGGCATGACGCAGTTCTGGAAGCAGTGCGCCGGTGTCTTCGCGGTGCTCGGCTACTCGCTCGTCGTCTCCGCGATCCTCGCCTTCCTGATCGACAAGACGATGGGTATGCGGGTCCCGGAGGACGTGGAGGTCGCCGGTATCGACCAGGCCGAGCACGCCGAGACCGCATACGACTTCAGCGGCGCCGGCGGTGGTTACGACCGCAGCGCCGTCCCGGCCCCGCCCGCCTCCGAGTCCAAGAAGGTGGACGCATGA
- a CDS encoding P-II family nitrogen regulator: MKLITAVVKPHRLDEIKEALQAFGVHGLTVTEASGYGRQRGHTEVYRGAEYTVDLVPKIRIEVLAEDDDAEQLIDVIVKAARTGKIGDGKVWSLPVETAVRVRTGERGPDAL; encoded by the coding sequence ATGAAGCTCATCACCGCCGTCGTGAAGCCTCACCGGCTCGACGAGATCAAGGAAGCTCTCCAGGCCTTCGGTGTCCACGGCCTGACGGTCACCGAGGCGAGCGGCTACGGTCGTCAGCGGGGCCACACCGAGGTCTACCGCGGTGCCGAGTACACCGTCGACCTGGTGCCCAAGATCCGGATCGAGGTGCTGGCCGAGGACGACGACGCCGAGCAGCTGATCGACGTCATCGTCAAGGCCGCCCGCACCGGGAAGATCGGTGACGGCAAGGTCTGGTCCCTCCCGGTCGAGACGGCCGTACGGGTGCGGACCGGCGAGCGCGGCCCGGACGCGCTCTGA
- a CDS encoding [protein-PII] uridylyltransferase — protein MTSTDVRKEAEDSGPSGYAAARLRLLTEGARSGPPRRTALSELTDDWLSGLFGAGAEGLRGVSLIAVGGYGRGELSPRSDLDLLLLHDGSDSGAVAALADRIWYPVWDLGLALDHSVRTPAEARKTAGEDLKVQLGLLDARHIAGDLGLTAGLRTAVLADWRNQAPKRLPELQELCAERAERQGELQYLLEPDLKEARGGLRDATALRAVAASWLADAPREGLDDARRRLLDVRDALHLTTGRATDRLALQEQDQVAAELGLLDADTLLRQVYEAARVIAYASDVTWREVGRVLRSRAVRPRLRAMLGGGKPVAERSPLAEGVVEQDGEVVLARAARPERDPVLPLRAAAAAAQAGLPLSLHAVRRMAATVRPLPTPWPAEAREQLVTLLGSGRPTVDVWEALEAEGLITRLLPDWERVRCRPQRNAVHVWTVDRHLIETAVRASEFTRRVSRPDLLLVAALLHDIGKGWPGDHSVAGEIIAKDVAARIGFDRADVTVLSTLVRHHLLLIDTATRRDLEDPATVRSVAEAVGTQSTLELLHALTEADALATGPAAWSSWRGSLVADLVKRVAAVLAGDEPDDPEDAAPTAEQERLAIESVATGGPVLALRAQTEPPADQEPSVAEDPEPLGVELLIAVPDQPGVLPAVAGVLAMHRLTVRTAELRTLDLPDGVEGSVLLLNWRVAAQYGSLPQAARLRADLVRALDGSLDIAGRLAERDAAYPRRRGVVAPAARVSVHPAASRLATVIEVRAQDAPGLLFRIGRALEDAGMHMRSAHVSTLGSNAVDAFYVTNADGQPLPGEEAASAARKLEETLRA, from the coding sequence GTGACGAGTACGGACGTGCGCAAGGAAGCAGAGGACTCGGGACCCAGCGGCTACGCGGCGGCCCGGCTGCGCCTCCTCACCGAGGGGGCGCGGTCCGGGCCGCCGCGCCGTACGGCCCTGTCGGAACTGACCGACGACTGGCTGTCCGGGCTGTTCGGCGCGGGCGCCGAGGGGCTGCGCGGGGTCTCCCTGATCGCCGTGGGCGGCTACGGCCGCGGCGAGCTGTCCCCACGTAGCGACCTGGACCTGCTCCTGCTGCACGACGGCAGCGACTCCGGCGCGGTCGCCGCGCTGGCCGACCGCATCTGGTACCCCGTCTGGGACCTCGGCCTCGCCCTCGACCACTCGGTCCGTACGCCGGCCGAGGCCCGCAAGACCGCCGGCGAGGACCTGAAGGTGCAGCTGGGCCTGCTGGACGCCCGCCACATCGCGGGCGACCTGGGACTGACGGCCGGCCTGCGTACGGCCGTCCTCGCCGACTGGCGCAACCAGGCGCCGAAACGTCTCCCCGAGCTCCAGGAGCTGTGCGCCGAGCGCGCCGAACGGCAGGGCGAGCTGCAGTACCTGCTGGAACCCGACCTCAAGGAAGCCCGCGGCGGCCTGCGCGACGCCACCGCCCTGCGCGCCGTCGCCGCCTCCTGGCTGGCCGACGCGCCGCGCGAGGGCCTCGACGACGCCCGGCGCCGGCTGCTCGACGTCCGTGACGCCCTGCACCTGACCACGGGCCGCGCCACCGACCGGCTCGCGCTCCAGGAGCAGGACCAGGTCGCCGCCGAGCTCGGCCTCCTGGACGCCGACACGCTGCTGCGGCAGGTGTACGAGGCGGCGCGGGTCATCGCGTACGCCAGTGATGTCACCTGGCGCGAAGTGGGGCGCGTACTCAGGTCGCGCGCCGTACGACCGCGTCTGCGCGCCATGCTGGGCGGCGGGAAGCCGGTTGCCGAAAGGTCTCCGCTGGCGGAGGGCGTGGTCGAGCAGGACGGCGAGGTGGTGCTCGCCCGCGCCGCACGCCCGGAACGCGACCCCGTGCTCCCCCTGCGTGCCGCAGCCGCCGCCGCGCAGGCCGGGCTTCCGCTCTCCCTGCACGCCGTGCGGCGCATGGCGGCCACCGTGCGCCCCCTGCCCACGCCCTGGCCCGCCGAGGCGCGCGAGCAACTGGTGACCCTGCTCGGCTCCGGCCGCCCGACCGTCGACGTCTGGGAGGCACTGGAGGCCGAGGGGCTGATCACCCGGCTGCTGCCCGACTGGGAGCGGGTGCGCTGCCGGCCGCAGCGCAACGCCGTGCACGTCTGGACCGTCGACCGGCACCTGATCGAGACCGCCGTCCGCGCCTCCGAGTTCACCCGCCGCGTCAGCCGCCCCGACCTCCTCCTGGTCGCCGCGCTGCTGCACGACATCGGCAAGGGCTGGCCCGGCGACCACTCGGTGGCCGGCGAGATCATCGCCAAGGACGTGGCCGCCCGCATCGGCTTCGACCGCGCGGACGTGACCGTGCTCTCCACGCTCGTACGGCATCACCTGTTGCTCATCGACACCGCCACCCGGCGCGACCTGGAGGACCCGGCCACCGTGCGCTCGGTCGCCGAGGCCGTCGGCACGCAGAGCACGCTGGAGCTGCTGCACGCCCTCACCGAAGCGGACGCACTGGCCACCGGCCCGGCCGCCTGGTCGTCCTGGCGGGGCTCGCTCGTCGCCGACCTCGTCAAGCGCGTCGCGGCGGTCCTCGCCGGGGACGAGCCGGACGACCCCGAGGACGCCGCGCCCACCGCCGAGCAGGAGCGGCTCGCGATCGAGTCGGTCGCCACGGGCGGGCCGGTGCTGGCGCTGCGCGCCCAGACCGAGCCCCCGGCCGACCAGGAGCCGTCCGTAGCGGAGGACCCCGAGCCGCTGGGCGTGGAACTGCTGATCGCCGTCCCCGACCAGCCGGGCGTCCTGCCCGCGGTCGCCGGTGTCCTGGCCATGCACCGCCTCACCGTCCGCACCGCCGAACTGCGCACCCTGGACCTGCCCGACGGCGTCGAGGGCTCCGTCCTGCTGCTGAACTGGCGGGTCGCCGCCCAGTACGGCTCCCTGCCCCAGGCCGCCCGGCTGCGCGCGGACCTCGTAAGGGCCCTGGACGGCTCGCTGGACATCGCGGGCCGGCTCGCCGAGCGCGACGCCGCGTATCCCCGCCGCCGGGGCGTGGTGGCACCGGCGGCCCGGGTGTCGGTCCACCCGGCCGCATCCCGCCTGGCCACGGTCATAGAGGTGCGCGCGCAGGACGCGCCGGGGTTGCTGTTCCGCATCGGGCGGGCGCTGGAGGACGCGGGGATGCACATGCGCAGTGCGCATGTCAGCACGCTGGGGTCCAACGCGGTCGACGCCTTTTACGTGACCAACGCCGACGGGCAGCCGTTGCCGGGCGAGGAGGCGGCTTCGGCGGCTCGGAAGCTGGAGGAGACGCTGCGGGCGTGA
- the ffh gene encoding signal recognition particle protein, protein MFDTLSDRLSVAFKSLRGKGRLSEADIDATAREIRIALLEADVALPVVRTFIKNVKERALGSELSKALNPAQQFIKIVNGELVTILGGETRRLRFAKQPPTVIMLAGLQGAGKTTLAGKLGRWLKEQGHSPLLVAADLQRPNAVNQLSVVAERAGVAVFAPEPGNGVGDPVKVAKDSIEHAKSKVHDIVIVDTAGRLGIDQEMMQQAADIRDAVSPDEILFVVDAMIGQDAVNTAESFRDGVGFDGVVLSKLDGDARGGAALSIASVTGKPIMFASNGEKLDDFDAFHPDRMASRILDMGDLLTLIEQAEKTFSQEEAQKMASKLASKKGQEFTLDDFLAQMEQVRKMGSISKLLGMLPGMGQIKDQINNLDERDVDRTAAIIKSMTPGERQEPTIINGSRRARIAKGSGVDVSAVKNLVERFFEARKMMSRMAQGGGMPGMPGVPGMGGGPGRSKKQPKKAKGKQRSGNPMKRKQQEQEEAARRAAAAQGGNAFGVPGQQAPQDFELPDEFKKFMG, encoded by the coding sequence GTGTTCGATACCCTCTCCGACCGCCTCTCAGTCGCTTTCAAGTCCCTCCGGGGCAAGGGCCGGCTGTCCGAGGCGGACATCGACGCCACGGCACGTGAGATTCGCATCGCGCTTCTCGAAGCCGACGTGGCCCTGCCTGTCGTCCGGACATTCATCAAGAACGTCAAGGAGAGGGCTCTCGGGAGCGAGCTTTCCAAGGCCCTGAATCCGGCGCAGCAGTTCATCAAGATCGTCAATGGCGAACTCGTCACGATCCTCGGCGGCGAGACCCGTCGCCTCCGGTTCGCCAAGCAGCCGCCCACCGTGATCATGCTGGCGGGTCTGCAGGGTGCCGGTAAGACCACCCTCGCGGGCAAGCTCGGCCGCTGGCTGAAGGAGCAGGGCCACTCGCCGCTCCTGGTCGCCGCCGACCTCCAGCGCCCCAACGCCGTCAACCAGCTCAGCGTGGTCGCCGAGCGCGCGGGTGTGGCCGTCTTCGCCCCCGAGCCGGGCAACGGCGTCGGTGACCCGGTCAAGGTCGCCAAGGACTCCATCGAGCACGCCAAGTCCAAGGTCCACGACATCGTGATCGTGGACACCGCCGGCCGCCTGGGCATCGACCAGGAGATGATGCAGCAGGCCGCGGACATTCGGGACGCGGTCTCGCCGGACGAGATCCTCTTCGTCGTCGACGCGATGATCGGTCAGGACGCGGTCAACACCGCCGAGTCCTTCCGCGACGGCGTCGGCTTCGACGGCGTGGTCCTGTCCAAGCTCGACGGCGACGCCCGCGGTGGTGCGGCCCTGTCGATCGCCTCGGTCACCGGCAAGCCGATCATGTTCGCGTCCAACGGCGAGAAGCTCGACGACTTCGACGCGTTCCACCCGGACCGGATGGCCTCCCGCATCCTCGACATGGGTGACCTGCTCACCCTGATCGAGCAGGCGGAGAAGACGTTCAGCCAGGAAGAGGCCCAGAAGATGGCCTCCAAGCTGGCGTCGAAGAAGGGCCAGGAGTTCACGCTCGACGACTTCCTGGCCCAGATGGAGCAGGTCCGCAAGATGGGCTCCATCTCCAAGCTGCTCGGCATGCTCCCGGGCATGGGCCAGATCAAGGACCAGATCAACAACCTCGACGAGCGCGACGTCGACCGCACGGCCGCGATCATCAAGTCGATGACCCCGGGCGAGCGCCAGGAACCGACGATCATCAACGGCTCGCGCCGCGCCCGTATCGCCAAGGGTTCCGGTGTCGACGTCAGCGCCGTGAAGAACCTGGTCGAGCGGTTCTTCGAGGCCCGCAAGATGATGTCCCGCATGGCCCAGGGCGGCGGCATGCCGGGCATGCCGGGAGTCCCGGGCATGGGCGGCGGCCCCGGCCGCTCCAAGAAGCAGCCGAAGAAGGCCAAGGGCAAGCAGCGCTCCGGCAACCCGATGAAGCGCAAGCAGCAGGAGCAGGAGGAGGCCGCGCGCCGCGCCGCGGCCGCCCAGGGTGGCAACGCCTTCGGCGTCCCGGGCCAGCAGGCGCCTCAGGACTTCGAACTGCCGGACGAGTTCAAGAAGTTCATGGGCTGA
- a CDS encoding SAM-dependent methyltransferase, producing MTPTLVRQRLSHAGKTPRVDLGARARDWSEIQERMLVPLYEAVYERLQVGPDTRLLGLGCGSGLALLMAASRGAAVTGVDSSSPERLALARERLVPQASGTRARTEARLVDGSPRDAADAQAPAYTVVTAFEPIGCLAGDSEGLGELLASATPLAERGAPVVLAGWGPPERCATSSVLRVATKLADPMRGSGRWRSALRDDLEEVAQRAGLKPDGSGRVACPFGYADLDSAVRGLLSTGLFDAAISATDQEQVDKELTESLHPHQRRDGTVWMPNVFRYLIARIA from the coding sequence ATGACACCTACGCTCGTGCGACAACGCCTGTCCCATGCGGGAAAGACACCCCGCGTGGACCTGGGCGCACGCGCGCGTGACTGGTCCGAGATCCAGGAGCGGATGCTGGTGCCGCTCTATGAGGCCGTCTACGAGCGACTGCAAGTGGGACCCGACACACGGCTGTTGGGCCTCGGCTGCGGCTCCGGGCTGGCCCTGCTGATGGCGGCGTCCAGAGGAGCCGCGGTCACCGGCGTCGACTCCTCCTCGCCCGAACGGCTGGCACTCGCGCGCGAGCGGCTGGTGCCTCAGGCGAGTGGCACGCGCGCGCGTACCGAGGCACGGCTCGTCGACGGCTCGCCCCGGGACGCGGCCGACGCCCAGGCTCCCGCGTACACCGTGGTGACCGCCTTCGAGCCCATCGGGTGTCTCGCGGGCGACTCGGAGGGGCTCGGGGAACTGCTCGCCTCGGCGACGCCGCTCGCCGAGCGCGGGGCGCCCGTGGTGCTGGCCGGCTGGGGCCCGCCGGAACGCTGCGCCACGTCGTCCGTGCTCCGGGTGGCCACCAAGCTGGCGGATCCGATGCGCGGCTCGGGCAGGTGGCGCTCCGCCCTCCGGGACGACCTGGAGGAGGTCGCCCAGCGCGCCGGCCTGAAGCCGGACGGCTCCGGCCGGGTCGCCTGCCCCTTCGGGTACGCCGACCTCGACAGCGCCGTACGCGGGCTGCTGTCGACGGGGCTCTTCGACGCGGCGATCTCCGCGACCGACCAGGAACAGGTGGACAAGGAGCTGACGGAGTCCCTGCATCCACATCAGCGCCGGGACGGCACGGTGTGGATGCCGAACGTGTTCCGGTACTTGATCGCACGCATTGCCTAG
- the proS gene encoding proline--tRNA ligase, with protein MAKAPVLTPRADDFPRWYQDLINKAELADNGPVRGTMVIRPYGYGLWERMQAEMDARIKETGTQNAYFPLLIPQSYLTREADHVEGFAPELAVVTHGGGKELEEAAVVRPTSEMIINDYFSKWVQSYRDLPLLINQWANVVRWELRPRLFLRTTEFLWQEGHTAHATREEARDFAAHIHREVYEDFMVNVLAMDVVPGRKTVKERFAGAINTLTLEGMMGDGKALQMATSHELGQNFAKAFNTQYLSKDGTQELVWQTSWGSTTRMIGALVMMHGDDNGLRVPPRLAQTQVVVLAIKGDDAVLAKVREIGDQLKAAGLRVHVDDRTDTPFGRRAVDWELKGVPVRIEVGPRDLENGTAMLARRIPGGKEPVSLDALVGLLPDVLEEDQALLLAQSRERRESRTSDVSTIDEAVEAATAGRWARVPWAELGEEGEARLGEHAVTVRCLVAEDGAVPDADDAPGNVAVVARAY; from the coding sequence ATGGCAAAGGCACCCGTTCTCACACCCCGGGCGGACGATTTCCCGCGCTGGTACCAGGATCTGATCAACAAGGCCGAACTGGCCGACAACGGTCCGGTGCGCGGCACCATGGTGATCCGACCGTACGGGTACGGGTTGTGGGAGCGGATGCAGGCCGAGATGGACGCCCGCATCAAGGAGACGGGCACACAGAACGCGTACTTCCCGCTGCTGATCCCGCAGTCGTACCTCACGCGCGAGGCGGACCACGTCGAGGGCTTCGCGCCGGAGCTCGCGGTCGTCACGCACGGCGGCGGCAAGGAGCTGGAGGAGGCGGCGGTGGTCCGCCCCACCTCCGAGATGATCATCAACGACTACTTCTCGAAGTGGGTGCAGAGCTACCGCGACCTGCCGCTGCTGATCAACCAGTGGGCGAACGTGGTGCGTTGGGAGCTCAGGCCGCGGCTCTTCCTGCGTACGACCGAATTCCTCTGGCAGGAGGGCCACACGGCGCACGCCACACGGGAGGAGGCGCGCGACTTCGCCGCGCACATCCACCGCGAGGTCTACGAGGACTTCATGGTGAACGTCCTCGCGATGGACGTCGTCCCCGGCCGCAAGACCGTCAAGGAGCGGTTCGCCGGCGCCATCAACACCCTCACCCTCGAAGGCATGATGGGCGACGGCAAGGCGCTCCAGATGGCCACCAGCCACGAGCTGGGCCAGAACTTCGCCAAGGCCTTCAACACCCAGTACCTGTCGAAGGACGGCACGCAGGAACTGGTGTGGCAGACCTCCTGGGGCTCCACGACCCGCATGATCGGCGCCCTGGTGATGATGCACGGTGACGACAACGGCCTCCGTGTCCCGCCGCGCCTCGCGCAGACCCAGGTCGTCGTCCTCGCGATCAAGGGCGACGATGCGGTTCTGGCCAAGGTCCGCGAGATCGGCGACCAGCTGAAGGCGGCCGGCCTCCGCGTCCACGTCGACGACCGCACCGACACCCCGTTCGGTCGCCGAGCCGTCGACTGGGAGCTCAAGGGCGTGCCCGTACGGATCGAGGTCGGGCCCCGTGACCTGGAGAACGGCACGGCGATGCTGGCGCGGCGCATCCCTGGGGGCAAGGAGCCGGTGTCGCTGGACGCCCTCGTCGGTCTCCTCCCCGACGTTCTCGAAGAGGACCAGGCGCTGCTGCTGGCCCAGTCCCGGGAACGCCGCGAATCCCGTACGTCCGACGTGTCGACGATCGACGAGGCGGTCGAGGCCGCCACCGCCGGTCGCTGGGCGCGCGTTCCGTGGGCGGAGCTCGGCGAAGAAGGCGAGGCCAGGCTGGGTGAGCACGCGGTGACCGTACGGTGTCTGGTCGCGGAGGACGGGGCGGTGCCCGACGCCGACGACGCGCCCGGTAACGTCGCGGTCGTGGCGCGCGCTTACTGA
- the rpsP gene encoding 30S ribosomal protein S16, which produces MAVKIKLKRLGKIRSPHYRIVVADSRTRRDGRAIEEIGLYHPVQNPSRIEVNADRVAYWLSVGAQPTEPVLAILKKTGDWQKFKGEPAPAPLLQPAEKAVRPSFEALGGDDEGKGEAITQKKKAEKKDEAAAESSSSESTGA; this is translated from the coding sequence GTGGCAGTCAAGATCAAGCTGAAGCGTCTGGGCAAGATCCGTTCGCCTCACTACCGCATCGTCGTCGCCGACTCCCGCACGCGCCGTGACGGCCGTGCGATCGAGGAGATCGGCCTGTACCACCCGGTGCAGAACCCCTCGCGCATCGAGGTCAACGCCGACCGCGTGGCGTACTGGCTCTCCGTCGGCGCCCAGCCGACCGAGCCCGTGCTCGCCATCCTCAAGAAGACCGGCGACTGGCAGAAGTTCAAGGGCGAGCCCGCCCCGGCTCCGCTGCTGCAGCCGGCCGAGAAGGCCGTGCGCCCGTCGTTCGAGGCTCTCGGGGGCGACGACGAGGGCAAGGGTGAGGCGATCACCCAGAAGAAGAAGGCCGAGAAGAAGGACGAGGCCGCGGCTGAGTCGTCTTCGTCTGAGTCGACCGGGGCCTGA
- a CDS encoding RNA-binding protein produces the protein MLEEALEHLVKGIVDNPDDVQVASRNLRRGRVLEVRVHPDDLGKVIGRNGRTARALRTVVGAIGGRGVRVDLVDVDHVR, from the coding sequence ATGCTCGAGGAGGCTCTCGAGCACCTCGTGAAGGGCATCGTCGACAACCCTGACGATGTGCAGGTCGCCTCGCGCAACCTGCGTCGCGGGCGTGTGCTGGAGGTCAGGGTCCACCCCGACGACCTCGGTAAGGTGATCGGTCGCAACGGCCGCACCGCACGCGCTCTGCGCACCGTCGTGGGCGCCATCGGCGGCCGCGGTGTCCGCGTCGACCTCGTCGACGTCGACCACGTCCGCTGA